The genomic DNA CGATGTGAACATGCAAGTTTCAGTGAACGGCTCGGACAGCACTGAAGTTATCTCCTTAAACATCGGAGACACACTTGTTAATATTGAGGTTTGCTCGGCAGATGGCACCAAATCGCAAGTAAGAGATCAATCGGCAGAATGTTATGGGAGAAATAATCAATTGAAAATGATAATGACGGAATTAATTCTACACTCTTCTTAATAATTATGTTCGAAACAGTGTAGCTTTATATAGGCTAGGCCTAACTCGATTTTAAAACGGTAGATTATTTACTTAttgatatgttttatttatattccaAATTCACATGTCTGGCGAACATTTTTCTGCAGAAAAGATGTAACTATGTTTGaagtgccattttgaaaattataATCTATTTCAGGTATATACACTACTTATCACACGAGAACAGATCCCTCTGGCTGTGACTTTCAAGGATGAGAGAGATCAAATGGAGTATGAGTGTCCTTTTTCACTTACAGCACTTTACAGGCCAGTTTCTGTTAGCCCAAGGTGAGTAATTTTCTGCCATTACCCACCTTCTGCCCTTCCATTACGTTGTTGTGTTTGTGGCAATCAATGGGAAATGTTGCCTTTTTTCTGCAGTGACCCCAAGCACATCTACTCAGCCCCTTGCATCGATGTACTCAccaggaggtcaaaggtcgaTCCTTTGGATGAGCATCCCCTCGGGGAGAACTGGAAGTCGCCAGAACTGGACCTGGACAGGAAAATGTCTGCTGCTCCAGTCAAGTGTTTCTTTGCTTACCGTGGTATGGCAAACATGGCAGTGCACttaacacacataaataaaaacagttttccaGAGCCAGCATACCAGTAATTTTTCAGTACCAGTTCAGTCATGTTCAGTGCCACGTCTTTGCAGATCCATATTGCTGCTACATTGTTTGATTTGTACACTGAAAGACAGCAATTGTaaagtgaatgtgaatgtattgATGTCCCAAAGGAAATTAGACATTACATTATGGTATACTGTATAACATGGTTCCCATCTCTATACAGGGTGTGAAAGTGTGATGAAGTTATCAGAGGTTGGGTCACATGCAAAGGATTGTCCACACAAACCCCCTATAAAGCTGGACGCTAAGGTAAGCATGGCATATTTAAAGTTAGTCACTGAGTAAAATCAAAGCTGGTGATTTGGGTTTCAGTTTCATCATTTATGTGAGAGCATGTTTCACAGCCATGTGTGAAATagattgcatttaattttcccAAGAACAGGCATTTAAGTAGATGTAATTATATATTGGGTTCATTTGACATTGcatcatcttttttttgttccaggaTGTCACTGAAACAGAGTGGTACAAAAAACACTTTGCATCCTCAAGTTGTCTGGAAATTCAGACAAAACACTCCTTGGAGGTAATCACAGTAGCACGGCCAAacttgagaaccactgctctaggtGGCAGGACTTGCATGCAGCTACACTGACGAGTTAGAGATCATGCTGCAGTCGAGACTAGGGCAGTTTGATCTTGAGTTCATTCTACATCCAGGAAATCTGGAAAATCTTGAATAAATCTCCAACTTGAAGCCACGGAGCAATCAGCCCTGCAAATGTGTAGGCaccttgttattattattaaaccgAATCCAATTCACTCTGTGCATGAATAATCATAATTGTATATTTAACCCTCATTGTAAATATTAACTGTTGGCAACCCATTTGACTGTCAGCTATGCGtagatacagtatgtatagATATGCCTTTAAATACTGATGTAAATATAGTATTCAGATGTTTGTATAATGGTTTTAGGTGTTAATTAAATTGTAACTGATTTATTCATAGACACGGAGCTGGGAGAAGCAGCTGTGGAAGGCCATAGGAGAGGCTGATGTTCATCAGCTGTGCAGCCATGCCAAGAAGCAGCTCAAACTATACAGAGAGACGCTGCCCAAACCAGGCATGTGAGACTATGCAAAACAGCAAAGCCAAACCTAACAGGACACCAGATTAGCGCTAGTCAATTAGCAATGAACCCACTAGACCAGTCcaggaaaaattaaaaagaagtgCTAGAGAAAGAACTATAAAAACCTCAGAAactgaactatccctttaaggcTACAGAAAATATGTAGCCAAGGCACATATTTTCTTCTCATGTCATCTTCTCTTGTCAAAAAATACCTTCATTGATATTACTGAGAGATATTAAACCATTGAAAGCACTTCGTACAGAATGATTAATATCTACAACAAATTAGTAGCAATTAGCACCTGTGAAACCATCAGTAGTTAAAAAGAAATGCTCCAAATTGATATCCAATATAAAGATAGATGTCGTAATGCATGTTACaccaattcattttaaatttcagataCATATTGTATTATCACCTGCAAATTAGACATATCTTTGCTATAAAATAGAGTGAAGTCCTGATCATCATTTAGACAATCTCCATTTCTAATTAAATCGGGTGTCAGATCGATGCCAGTCATTATAAGAGAGCACGATTGCTTTGTGAGCTCATTTAAAATGCTTCTCCTCCGCTGCATAACCCTCACTGGCAGTATGAatggcatatttattttcagcgaGGCAGCCCAGATTCCAGTGCATCTGACAGTCCTCTGGCCTCACATGCCCACACATTCTGTTTTCAGTAAAAGCAAAATGAGGTAAATTCCTCCCACATGTACCAGCTAAGGTGCTAAAATCTATCAGCCAACTATAAAAACATGCTGCCATGGACCTTATAGGTGCAAATAATGCCCTTTTCACTTAGAACAAAGGGCTGAAGGCACTAGACAAGTAAACATGGCTAAAAAATAGGACTCAGAAATAGTGCCTATTTCATGGTAAATATTACAGTGAATCCGATGTGTTTGCATAGCATCAGGCGGTTGTTAACAAGCAAAGTTTAAATGTACACGGTTGTGAAAAAGTGACAGATTGTGGCTGTTGTTACATGGGTAATGCACACTGTATAAATAACGTATGCAAGAAATGAAAGAATTTCACCACGGAAGCCGTCCTTTCACGGTGCAATGCGCGCTTCTGCCCAGGGGACTCCATGCAGTACGAGCACGGACGCTCGCCCCTGGACCGCCTGGATCAGGCCGCCGTCCACTACGCCTCGGCCGTCAAGCTGAAGCCCAGAGACCCCCAGCTGCACTTCCTGCTCGGCCAGGTCCTGGAGGAGCAGCACTATGCGGCAGAGATGTACGGCCTTAAGAAAACGGTAGCGTACCGTAACAAGGCCTTCACTCTATGCCTAAGGGTGTGGCctctcactttcactttcataCATACTGGTGACTACTAACGAGTGGTGGTGTACAGTCAATGCGTAAATACAGTTAAATAGAGTATAACCTTGGTTTTTAATGTAGCTTAGCGCAGGCTGTTGactgcagcagtgtgctcctcaTCGAGTTGACTCcggctcctctctcctctcagaatGAGGAGGACTCCCAGGAGCCGGGCATGGCCGAGGcggcggggagggaggaggagatcCTGGCCATCTGCAGGCTCCATGGCTTCAGCAGCCGACCCACGCTGGAGAACCAGCTGAAGGCCCTGGATGCCGAGCTCCACCAGCTGAAGGAGCAGGGCCTGTCGGGGAAGGCCGACTACATCCAGACCCTTTTCATCTGGCTGTCGAAGAGGGCGGGGAAGGTAACTCCCGTCGGCAGCGTGAGCTCGAGCTCAAAGAGTCACAGCTGTCGAGCGGTTACTGGGTTGAGCAGTTAACTTCAGAGTACTCTCAGATGTCGGCTGGTCTTTGAAGGAGCTTAACCCTTATTTGACATTGACaatatttcaaaagtaaaaGGGAAATGTGCACGTAAAAAAGGTATAGTAATGAGAAAAGGTCGGCCAACCCAtctcagctttttatttcatattttaaaatgagtccATCACTGCGTAGGGTTTTATCTTGATGGATTCCAGTCTCTGATTACCCTACAATTCCAAGAAATGCCTTCATGCCTGTGTGGGAAGAAGTACTTTCTATTTTTAATGACAGTCTTCTTTTGAAATTTTCCATGTGTTCTCTGTTCGATTCACAGACCAAATAATCCAAAATATTCAGAATTATATTTACCTCCTTTTATTAAGATGAAGTACCTTGGATCATGTTAGCATATGCAAGCTCACTTTAGAGGGAAAATGTTTGGCTGGTCTTTGGAATAATAGAAACATTTGTGCTTTAAGGAAGAAGCAGAACAATTTTCTTAGATTCAAAATTGAGAACATTTACTCAAAATTGCATCATCCCCCCTTTCATCAACACAAAGGATTAGGAGTCCATCTTCCTGTGATAAATGGTGTGAGAATACAAGCTCTGTACTTGtgttaaaggaaaaaaacaaatcctaGTGGTTTTCATTTAGCTCCAGTTCTTTCCACCACTGAGAGCTGAATATAGAAAAAGACAACTTGGACCATCTCTAGGCCATCATATCAACTGTCGTGACACTGTCACAGACATTATGCAAACAATAAgtatatagatatataaatgtatagtaaaatgctaaaatgttgAGACAGTTGTGTCagattggttgtttttttctgtactaACCCAAATTGGaattttcaaatcaaataatGACTGAGGCAAAATCCActatgtctgcatttatttcatgtgtttaAACAGACATTGACTATAGTACAACAGTGCTGTTCAATTAATTCAAATCCCCCTAATCCAAGTCAGCATACAAGGAGTACAGAAAAAGGACATGACCTACACTGACTGACGGAATTAATATGTTTGATTGTACTTTGTGCATTAGAATAATTCAAAGGTGAAACTCACAGCTAGCCACAATTTGCTTAAAGGCAACACGGAATGCAGATGTAAACTGCATGAAAAAAACCCTTCCTTCTCTTTATAAATGATCACTTTCAGACTTGGAACTAATCTTCTAGTTTCTAGAATAATTTTATGCAAAGACAGACCAAAACAATGTAGATTCTATGCATGGTGTAAGCCCTAGTAGAACTGCAATATACCCCCCTTTGACTGAATTATATTCTGCATGCAATGTGAGTAATTATCAGTAATTACAAATGACTGTAATACTaatgacataacataatgacgagaacaggccattcagcccaacaatgcctGCCATTTTCTTGACTGATTACTACTTAATAAAAGCAAAGACactaataatgataatgtgGTACTGAGGAGATGTCTGTATTGGTATATTTCTGAATCAGGACGGGCGGGTCTGTGTTTCGGACGAGGAAAGCTGGCTGCATCGGGCCCTGCTGAAGTACCTGGATGCCTGGAGCCTGAGGCCGGAGAGCTGGGAGTACGGCCTGCACGTGGGGCGGCTGCTCCTGGAGCAGGGGAGGCACCGGGAGGCGCTGCCGCACCTGCAGGTGGCGCTAGCACTGCAGCCCTGCCAGCCTGCCCTTCGGTAAATTAAGGGGGGAGGGCCAGAAcaggccaaatggtgaattagatGTCCAGCAATTTTTAGTGTCAAACAGTGTGATCTTGATGccatgtatttgtgtgctgtGCCCGTCAGATTCTATAGCAGCTTGGCACTGCTGCAGCAGGAGGGAGTCTCGACCTCAGAGGAGCAGaaggctgtgctgtttctccATCAGGGCCTAGAGCACACACTGGCCCTGTGCTGCAGCCAGGACGGCCCgcacaggtatgtgtgtgtgcactgctgtgtgtgccagtgtatgtgtgcactactgtgtgtgtggcagggtaTGTGCCTGTGCGTtcctgtgcgtgtttgtgtgccagTGCGTGCATGCGCTCCAGTGTGCGAGTGCTTCCATTCTCAACGGATCGAGTTCTTTCCTTTCACACTCAGAGGAGACGTATGGAAAGTGACTGACCCGCTGTCCGCCATCAACGTTCAGTTCCTGCGCGGCTGCCTCGTTCTGGGAGAGCTGCTGCAGAGGACCAGGCCAGCTCAGTGTCACATGACCGCATCACAGGTCTATCACACGTGAGTCTGCCCATACTTGCGCATCGGAAATGCTCACTGCGTTCCTGGAAATGACAGGTTCAGAAAGCTCACAGCTGAATGAGGGGACCATAACAGGTACAATCATCAGTATTGGGTTTCGAATGGTGCTAATATTTGGAAAAGGTTTGGTTACATGTGTTTCTTGACCAGTGCCACTCTCACTAACTGTACAGTTTAGGGCTTACAATTGCTTACAGTAAGAGGATGTTCTCTGTTGGTCCTCCAACAGAAAATAGGGAGCTAAAAATGTTTGGTTAATAGAtatgctgtatttaaaaatatataaattgaaataataaagacTTAATGAAAAACCTAAACCATGACTTAATTTATGGCCCTTTTTTGTGGGGTGTGCCCATCTTCCCCAGTGTGGTGGTCCTGGCgctgaggggtgtgtgtaggtgtgtgtgtcgggggcaGGTGGCGCAGCAGCTGGAGTGGGTGCAGCTGGATGCCCACTTCGCCCTCCTCCAGTCTCTCACGCTGCAGCCGCCGACCGCGGGGAAACAGCTCTGGGTTGCCAGGAGGTGCCAGGCCCTGAGTGCCCTCATCCGACTCACCACTATCGCCCCCTGCCAGGAGCTGCTGAACATGCAAGAGAAAGTCAGTCGTCTACTTGCTCAAGAGTCATTCATAAATCACCTTCCACAGGAATCCTGGTCCTgtggagctgcagtgtctgctggttgcTATAGTTATTCAATATCAACGTTTATCAATTTAAGCAGTAAACTCACATCAGAGAACCATGCAGCCCTCCACGATCAGAGCTGGTGACCCCTGGATATAGAACCTTGAAGGcatcatttcacattaaaaacatttcactgttattaaacattaaatattatttgacCTGATAATTAAGTGGGAAACAATTGTGATCAGTTGAAGTTATTAGTTGGCAttaatcttatttaatttcagacATTTTGCCAAATTTGGAAAACTTACCATAAAAACCTCTTGGTGTCAATTAAAGGACAGTACTTGCTACTGTGTTGCTACTTGCTTGCCGTGCCCATCCAGGTGTGTCAGATTGGGGTGGTGACCACGCCGGGCAGCAGCCAGGCCCTGTGCCTGCTTGGCATCGCCCAGCTGGCCCAGCACGATGACAGCCCCGCCTCGGAGCGGGGCCAGACCGCCCTGGCGGACGCCCGACTCAGCTTCCGTGCCAGCGTGGCGCTGGAGGGCACGCCCGTATATGGAGCGGCTCCCGAGCAGCTGACCGGTAGGCATGGCGACGCCACCGCAAGCTTACCCACCCCTCCAGACCTGTCTGCGGAAAGCTCGCTTCTTAAAATGACTTCAAGATGTTACGGTACTGACAACTTTAAATGGCAAAACTGAGAAAACAGATTTGATCTCCGGTCTTCCGAGAAAATTAACATGAAAACTTGGTAATTTTATGCTCAGTCTGAGAGCTCAGCTGCTCAAAACACTCAATGTTGCAGATTGTATTTTTCCCCCACCCTCAGCTCAGAAATGGTGGCAGGACTGGATGTCCAGGGAGAGGAAGACTGAGATGAAGGATGAGAAACAGCAGTCAGAGGGCTCCATGTCAGCTGGTCCCACAGGAGAGGCGGGGCCTGCGGGGAGAGGAGGCGCCCGTGGGAGGGGGGCCCCCGTCAGAGGGGGCGCCACAGCAGCAGCTAAGATCTCTGCGCCTGGGCGAGGGTGCAAACATTTACCGACAGCCAAACCCATCCCACAAGCAGCAAGGTACTGCAAACACACGCCCTTAGTATGAACACGCATgtatatttaaacattaaatatcaGGAATGAGTAACACAAAgcagtttctgtaaaatggttaaatatttctgcatgtaaataccatgaaataacagctggttgtctgtacttttgtctaaCATTCATCTTCTGATCTGAAATCCAATTGCCTTAAgtataatgcaataataatttcactctactgttaACATACCTTTGGAGACACTTTACTTAGGCATCAGACAAATATCCAATATCTACTACACATCACTAAGGGAACACAGTATAATGGGTTCCAAAAACTCCAATAAGGCAGCTTACCTACTTAACTTCATGTTACAATGTCCCACtttacaattacattaaaagatatgcaaaatattttaaaattcttatcTTTTTTCCTGTATCTAAGTTTGGACATTCTGTtcttctccagcagggggcgagcAGCATTTACACGCACAATTAAGACTGAAGTGGCAGCCAAGGCCCAAGTCAAAGTCAACAGCAGAACTCAGGCTTCTCTCATGAAAACCACAGCAGACTGCTGCCCAACTCCAGAAAAAGCAGCTGCAGAAGGTTTGTAGTTGTGGTAGTGCACCTCTGACCAAAGACCTCAGTTGGCTGAAGCCATTTTGTGAACTGCATTTGTGAAGAACAAGAGTACTGCCTTACATACTAGTGTGTATCATGGCCAGCTATCCAGCCAAAGAACACAAGTGTTGCTATTAACAGACATCTTGTATTTGTCAGCCATACCTGCTGAGGAGCAAGTATTTGACAGCAGCTGCGATCTCCCCACTACTCTCAATTGCTGGTCCCACACCTCACGTTTAGGCCTGGCCCGGGCCTACTCCCGTTCCCCTGAGACCAGAGAGCAGGCCTGTGAACTCTTCCGAGAGGTCATCACCAAGGCACCAAAGGTCAACATCACAGTCTTCGAAACTTTAACAGTCTACCTTCTGCTCTTAGTTACGAGAAGAAAATGACCG from Anguilla rostrata isolate EN2019 chromosome 18, ASM1855537v3, whole genome shotgun sequence includes the following:
- the LOC135245060 gene encoding uncharacterized protein LOC135245060 isoform X1, whose product is MDNCDLEKLSISVGKLYPPFEPNLLNYKVIVPCNTSSVTLELLTSDCGASYKIHFGDGSNVIQLNDGINTINIEVVAEDGTAKTYCVEVTKLSASVAELCGLEIDGGVQIQPEFSPNVYEYSSAVHLVKNSVTILPKLPDVNMQVSVNGSDSTEVISLNIGDTLVNIEVCSADGTKSQVYTLLITREQIPLAVTFKDERDQMEYECPFSLTALYRPVSVSPSDPKHIYSAPCIDVLTRRSKVDPLDEHPLGENWKSPELDLDRKMSAAPVKCFFAYRGCESVMKLSEVGSHAKDCPHKPPIKLDAKDVTETEWYKKHFASSSCLEIQTKHSLETRSWEKQLWKAIGEADVHQLCSHAKKQLKLYRETLPKPGDSMQYEHGRSPLDRLDQAAVHYASAVKLKPRDPQLHFLLGQVLEEQHYAAEMYGLKKTNEEDSQEPGMAEAAGREEEILAICRLHGFSSRPTLENQLKALDAELHQLKEQGLSGKADYIQTLFIWLSKRAGKDGRVCVSDEESWLHRALLKYLDAWSLRPESWEYGLHVGRLLLEQGRHREALPHLQVALALQPCQPALRFYSSLALLQQEGVSTSEEQKAVLFLHQGLEHTLALCCSQDGPHRGDVWKVTDPLSAINVQFLRGCLVLGELLQRTRPAQCHMTASQVYHTVVVLALRGVCRCVCRGQVAQQLEWVQLDAHFALLQSLTLQPPTAGKQLWVARRCQALSALIRLTTIAPCQELLNMQEKVCQIGVVTTPGSSQALCLLGIAQLAQHDDSPASERGQTALADARLSFRASVALEGTPVYGAAPEQLTAQKWWQDWMSRERKTEMKDEKQQSEGSMSAGPTGEAGPAGRGGARGRGAPVRGGATAAAKISAPGRGCKHLPTAKPIPQAASRGRAAFTRTIKTEVAAKAQVKVNSRTQASLMKTTADCCPTPEKAAAEAIPAEEQVFDSSCDLPTTLNCWSHTSRLGLARAYSRSPETREQACELFREVITKAPKVHDAYIELAELLVKTDPMAAVEVYCRFPLNPVHQQTFDDAFIVGEIVHILMKQELYDHPQLGPNLIAYGKLMGLGCLEKYIEVLDGKFKTNLLKTVYAGIHDKSMEDEDLQEFFKFKCWI
- the LOC135245060 gene encoding uncharacterized protein LOC135245060 isoform X3, translated to MDNCDLEKLSISVGKLYPPFEPNLLNYKVIVPCNTSSVTLELLTSDCGASYKIHFGDGSNVIQLNDGINTINIEVVAEDGTAKTYCVEVTKLSASVAELCGLEIDGGVQIQPEFSPNVYEYSSAVHLVKNSVTILPKLPDVNMQVSVNGSDSTEVISLNIGDTLVNIEVCSADGTKSQVYTLLITREQIPLAVTFKDERDQMEYECPFSLTALYRPVSVSPSDPKHIYSAPCIDVLTRRSKVDPLDEHPLGENWKSPELDLDRKMSAAPVKCFFAYRGCESVMKLSEVGSHAKDCPHKPPIKLDAKDVTETEWYKKHFASSSCLEIQTKHSLETRSWEKQLWKAIGEADVHQLCSHAKKQLKLYRETLPKPGDSMQYEHGRSPLDRLDQAAVHYASAVKLKPRDPQLHFLLGQVLEEQHYAAEMYGLKKTNEEDSQEPGMAEAAGREEEILAICRLHGFSSRPTLENQLKALDAELHQLKEQGLSGKADYIQTLFIWLSKRAGKDGRVCVSDEESWLHRALLKYLDAWSLRPESWEYGLHVGRLLLEQGRHREALPHLQVALALQPCQPALRFYSSLALLQQEGVSTSEEQKAVLFLHQGLEHTLALCCSQDGPHRGDVWKVTDPLSAINVQFLRGCLVLGELLQRTRPAQCHMTASQVYHTVVVLALRGVCRCVCRGQVAQQLEWVQLDAHFALLQSLTLQPPTAGKQLWVARRCQALSALIRLTTIAPCQELLNMQEKVCQIGVVTTPGSSQALCLLGIAQLAQHDDSPASERGQTALADARLSFRASVALEGTPVYGAAPEQLTAQKWWQDWMSRERKTEMKDEKQQSEGSMSAGPTGEAGPAGRGGARGRGAPVRGGATAAAKISAPGRGCKHLPTAKPIPQAASRGRAAFTRTIKTEVAAKAQVKVNSRTQASLMKTTADCCPTPEKAAAEAIPAEEQVFDSSCDLPTTLNCWSHTSRLGLARAYSRSPETREQACELFREVITKAPKVPSQSCPPADLRRRLHRGRDRAHPHEAGALRPSATGPKPHRLWEAHGTRMFGKIHRSARWKIQNKPPQDCVRWYP
- the LOC135245060 gene encoding uncharacterized protein LOC135245060 isoform X2, encoding MDNCDLEKLSISVGKLYPPFEPNLLNYKVIVPCNTSSVTLELLTSDCGASYKIHFGDGSNVIQLNDGINTINIEVVAEDGTAKTYCVEVTKLSASVAELCGLEIDGGVQIQPEFSPNVYEYSSAVHLVKNSVTILPKLPDVNMQVSVNGSDSTEVISLNIGDTLVNIEVCSADGTKSQVYTLLITREQIPLAVTFKDERDQMEYECPFSLTALYRPVSVSPSDPKHIYSAPCIDVLTRRSKVDPLDEHPLGENWKSPELDLDRKMSAAPVKCFFAYRGCESVMKLSEVGSHAKDCPHKPPIKLDAKDVTETEWYKKHFASSSCLEIQTKHSLETRSWEKQLWKAIGEADVHQLCSHAKKQLKLYRETLPKPGDSMQYEHGRSPLDRLDQAAVHYASAVKLKPRDPQLHFLLGQVLEEQHYAAEMYGLKKTNEEDSQEPGMAEAAGREEEILAICRLHGFSSRPTLENQLKALDAELHQLKEQGLSGKADYIQTLFIWLSKRAGKDGRVCVSDEESWLHRALLKYLDAWSLRPESWEYGLHVGRLLLEQGRHREALPHLQVALALQPCQPALRFYSSLALLQQEGVSTSEEQKAVLFLHQGLEHTLALCCSQDGPHRGDVWKVTDPLSAINVQFLRGCLVLGELLQRTRPAQCHMTASQVYHTVVVLALRGVCRCVCRGQVAQQLEWVQLDAHFALLQSLTLQPPTAGKQLWVARRCQALSALIRLTTIAPCQELLNMQEKVCQIGVVTTPGSSQALCLLGIAQLAQHDDSPASERGQTALADARLSFRASVALEGTPVYGAAPEQLTAQKWWQDWMSRERKTEMKDEKQQSEGSMSAGPTGEAGPAGRGGARGRGAPVRGGATAAAKISAPGRGCKHLPTAKPIPQAARGRAAFTRTIKTEVAAKAQVKVNSRTQASLMKTTADCCPTPEKAAAEAIPAEEQVFDSSCDLPTTLNCWSHTSRLGLARAYSRSPETREQACELFREVITKAPKVHDAYIELAELLVKTDPMAAVEVYCRFPLNPVHQQTFDDAFIVGEIVHILMKQELYDHPQLGPNLIAYGKLMGLGCLEKYIEVLDGKFKTNLLKTVYAGIHDKSMEDEDLQEFFKFKCWI
- the LOC135245060 gene encoding uncharacterized protein LOC135245060 isoform X5, with product MQYEHGRSPLDRLDQAAVHYASAVKLKPRDPQLHFLLGQVLEEQHYAAEMYGLKKTNEEDSQEPGMAEAAGREEEILAICRLHGFSSRPTLENQLKALDAELHQLKEQGLSGKADYIQTLFIWLSKRAGKDGRVCVSDEESWLHRALLKYLDAWSLRPESWEYGLHVGRLLLEQGRHREALPHLQVALALQPCQPALRFYSSLALLQQEGVSTSEEQKAVLFLHQGLEHTLALCCSQDGPHRGDVWKVTDPLSAINVQFLRGCLVLGELLQRTRPAQCHMTASQVYHTVVVLALRGVCRCVCRGQVAQQLEWVQLDAHFALLQSLTLQPPTAGKQLWVARRCQALSALIRLTTIAPCQELLNMQEKVCQIGVVTTPGSSQALCLLGIAQLAQHDDSPASERGQTALADARLSFRASVALEGTPVYGAAPEQLTAQKWWQDWMSRERKTEMKDEKQQSEGSMSAGPTGEAGPAGRGGARGRGAPVRGGATAAAKISAPGRGCKHLPTAKPIPQAASRGRAAFTRTIKTEVAAKAQVKVNSRTQASLMKTTADCCPTPEKAAAEAIPAEEQVFDSSCDLPTTLNCWSHTSRLGLARAYSRSPETREQACELFREVITKAPKVHDAYIELAELLVKTDPMAAVEVYCRFPLNPVHQQTFDDAFIVGEIVHILMKQELYDHPQLGPNLIAYGKLMGLGCLEKYIEVLDGKFKTNLLKTVYAGIHDKSMEDEDLQEFFKFKCWI
- the LOC135245060 gene encoding uncharacterized protein LOC135245060 isoform X4 — its product is MDNCDLEKLSISVGKLYPPFEPNLLNYKVIVPCNTSSVTLELLTSDCGASYKIVYTLLITREQIPLAVTFKDERDQMEYECPFSLTALYRPVSVSPSDPKHIYSAPCIDVLTRRSKVDPLDEHPLGENWKSPELDLDRKMSAAPVKCFFAYRGCESVMKLSEVGSHAKDCPHKPPIKLDAKDVTETEWYKKHFASSSCLEIQTKHSLETRSWEKQLWKAIGEADVHQLCSHAKKQLKLYRETLPKPGDSMQYEHGRSPLDRLDQAAVHYASAVKLKPRDPQLHFLLGQVLEEQHYAAEMYGLKKTNEEDSQEPGMAEAAGREEEILAICRLHGFSSRPTLENQLKALDAELHQLKEQGLSGKADYIQTLFIWLSKRAGKDGRVCVSDEESWLHRALLKYLDAWSLRPESWEYGLHVGRLLLEQGRHREALPHLQVALALQPCQPALRFYSSLALLQQEGVSTSEEQKAVLFLHQGLEHTLALCCSQDGPHRGDVWKVTDPLSAINVQFLRGCLVLGELLQRTRPAQCHMTASQVYHTVVVLALRGVCRCVCRGQVAQQLEWVQLDAHFALLQSLTLQPPTAGKQLWVARRCQALSALIRLTTIAPCQELLNMQEKVCQIGVVTTPGSSQALCLLGIAQLAQHDDSPASERGQTALADARLSFRASVALEGTPVYGAAPEQLTAQKWWQDWMSRERKTEMKDEKQQSEGSMSAGPTGEAGPAGRGGARGRGAPVRGGATAAAKISAPGRGCKHLPTAKPIPQAASRGRAAFTRTIKTEVAAKAQVKVNSRTQASLMKTTADCCPTPEKAAAEAIPAEEQVFDSSCDLPTTLNCWSHTSRLGLARAYSRSPETREQACELFREVITKAPKVHDAYIELAELLVKTDPMAAVEVYCRFPLNPVHQQTFDDAFIVGEIVHILMKQELYDHPQLGPNLIAYGKLMGLGCLEKYIEVLDGKFKTNLLKTVYAGIHDKSMEDEDLQEFFKFKCWI